The following DNA comes from Musa acuminata AAA Group cultivar baxijiao chromosome BXJ1-4, Cavendish_Baxijiao_AAA, whole genome shotgun sequence.
TCTAAATCCATGACTAGAAagcaaaattaaaaaatatgacaACCAACAAATTAAAACCTTTTTATCATTGTTAACACTTAAACATGATTCAATTAGTGCCTCATAATAATCCATACGCTAAAGCAAGTAAATGATAGAAGCTGAATGAAAATACATGAACAAATCTAACTACAACTAAAACCCAACTCAGTCTATGTAAGTTTCAAATAAAACCTTGATATAAGGACTTTGACTGGAAATCTCTGATTTATTATAATGCTACAAGCCTACAATTGACAGTGCCTTCAAGAAACTTTGGCTGCACCAAGAAGATAAAAATTTGACAACACAAGAGCTTGATAATTAAGTATCTGCAATAAAGTGGGTATGCAACCAACAGAACCTTTTGGAAATTTTGGACTAAGATAAAAAGCAGTAATCCTATATAAACGCATGTACTACATGTACCCAAACAACAAAAAACATCGCTTTTGAGGATTTTACAATAAGTCAAAATTTTATAAGAGAAAACAACAAAACGAATGAACTTAAAGGTTGTACTAATGCAGATATGTCATTATATATCcaaacaacaacagcaacaagaaGCCAACAATGTAGGAATTACTTGGGGCCAACTATGTGGATATTTTACTACCATTTTAGTTCTAGTGGGGGCAATATTGTTTCTGCCACTTCTGGGTGACAATATCACCCTGTGCTCATAATATCGAACAAAGGTTCACGCTGGTTGGCATGCCTATGCAACCTCCTCATTATCCAAAATCCAATACAAAGAAATTATTTCTTTAAGGATCTAAAATAACACAAATAATTACGTGATTACATACTTTCAGGCCCAGGAGCACAATGAAGAACTAAAAGATTAAATTCAAACAAAAATGCTTTTTTAAAGCTTACCCGCTCATATGACTCATCCAAAATAATTGCCCCAGTCACCGGAACTCTGAACTTGTAAGAAGTGAAATCCTTGTAGATGTCATCAATGTGTGCAATATATGGTCTTAGAGCAGCACAACTCTTAAACACTATAAAGAATTAAAGAAAACTATCACTGAACATGTGAGGagcttatattaaaaaaattcagtGAAGATGAATGAGCATGGTGTCAGTGAAGCAGCAATCATATGATATCAGGGCCACCATGGAATAAATAAGCCCAACAGCTTGCAGAAGGATCATGCATATAAGAAAAAACCCTAGTTCACATTTACACATCTAATCAACAAATGAGTTTAATGAAACTGTATGCACTTGTTTTACAAATTGAATTCAATCTACCGACACAATCTTAGTGGCTTGAGCAACAAAGCCTCAAGAAATGACAAGAGACTATGCATAATTTGTTGTGTGGAAACAACAACAAATTAAGCTGAAATGAGATGCTCAAGAGACATCAATTCTCATCAAGAGCTTAGGTATATAAGGAACAACTTAAAAATAATCCTTCATCACCAATTcatattaaagtcatcacaaacccCATCACGTATGATGCAAGTTGGTTCACATTCGTCTTAACAATTTCAAATTCTAAAATCTCATTGCCTCTCCTGCGATAATTTCTATAGTGAAAAGTAAATCCCAGAAAAAAAAACATTCATTATTAAGCAGGATACTAAGAGAGGTGAATTCCCTGAAAGAAAGGGACTTCAATGATGGATTCTGTTCAACTGAGTTGTCTTCATAAAACCAATGCGCTTGCTCGAGAAGGAACAAGATCCTCTCAAATGACTCCAGGTCTTCTTTTGGGACATTCAATACAAATCGACTGCAAGAAAGCAGTTAGCGTCAAACGCGTAACATCTACAAAGTGTAGGAACTAATCGAGCTGCATATACATACAAAACGCGTAACATCTACAAAGTGTAGGAACTAATCGAGCTGCATATATATACAAAACGCGTTAAATGGTGCAAAACGCGTAACATCTACAAAGTGTAGGAACTAATCGAGCCGCATATATAACAATGGAGCACAATCAACAAGCAAGATTGCAGCCAAGGAGTTCGTTTCCAATCAATCAAAAACTCATCGATGGCAATCGAAATGTGCAAAATTAGGGGCGGCAGGGAACCAATTGCCTCAGATAGCAAAAGGGGGGAACGAGGATACCACCAATACATAGACAGTACATGATTGTCGCAACTCAATACATGGACCGATCACTCGAGTAAATAACGATTCAGCAAGGAAAGAAAACGAGAAAAGAATGGATCACGGAGGGAAGTGTTCGACGGAAACGCACCTGCAGAGATCATCAAGGAGCTCCTGAGGGGGAAAAAGATTCCTCATGGAAGAGCTCGAGGAGCGACTCAGCCCTGCCATACACTATTCCCCCACGCTCTCAGCCACGCACTGCTCCGCTTTGTggccggagagagagagagagagagacgacgtCTGTAGTTTAGGTCACAAGAAGATGTAGTTTACGCAAGTAATAATAGCAGTAGTACTTGAGGACGCGTTGCGTCACGGAGAAACATTGATGTACCATTATTTGGGCCGGAGGCCTAATACGTGTAACGGCACCGTTTAATGGCCGTTTTAAGCCCACTATGACGGATTCACAACACAGAGAAATGGGCTCGCCTAATAAATAAGCATTTCTTCTTCCCCTGTTTCCCTTGTAGGGTTTCAATGTGTTGAGTTCTTTGTTTGGTTTCTTGTTCCGGTCAATTTCTTGATTCCTTGCAGCACAGTCTGGAGTGGGATTTAAATCATGTCGCTACTGGTTGTTGTAAAGATCTCTAACGCCTCACAGGTAACATATTTGCGATGGTTCTGTCAGCTTTAGTTTTGTTTATTTGAATGGAGTTCTGCACTTGGATTAGTCTGGTATGCTTCTCAAAGATGGTTGTTTGGGGAAGAAGTAGAGGGAATGAAAGGAAAAGTCAAGTTCAGTTCAAATCAATAGAATAGTATTGTAGATTGACTGGCTGCTTATTTCATGATATGTGACAAAGTGCATATAGCATATTACAGAAAAAGGTGCAATGTGTTTTGGCCTCTTCTCTTCCCTTGATAGGTTTTCTGCGTATAGAAGTGAAGAAGGTGGGCTGTTGAATGCTGAAAAGGTGTATTAAACATATAGTGGAGTATGAGGTGTAACTTGTGTTATTATTGATGTCTACAAAATGGAGGACTCAGTATCTCCATGGGGGGTTGACTTTATGGGTGTAATGGGACACAAATTAACACACTCTCCAATGCACAACACACATCTCTCTTGGCCACTAAATGCATACCTAACCTCATAGCTTCACACGACACTTCCTACAGACAGCTTCTCTCTCATGGCACAAAGGACTTTGACCCATCCTTTGTTTGTAAATTGAAGGATCCTGGATTTTGCTTTATGGAAATCTATGAATAATGTTGTACACTAAATCAACATTAAACATGACATTGGTGATAAGACTGAAGTTGACTTGTATCATATATTTTGCAATTATATTGAGTTCCCATTGGCAAAAGCGAGTTCTTTGCACGTCTAAAATTATGTTTGCAGGATTTGGGTGTAAGATTTTTAAATGACGATGACAGAGCCTTGTACACTTAGTTCTTGCAGGCTCAGGTGTTATCTTATGCTCCTCTTTTCATAATCCATTATTTCAAACTCCGTATGTGATTTATAAGCTACTGTCGATGTAATAAAACATAGTAATCTTGCCTTCAACCTTATTTCTTGTGATAATATGACCTATACGGCTTTGTTCTAGTCAAATTCCATTTCGTATAAACAAGGATGCTCAGTGGTTCATATCAAAGTTTTATTTAGTCTTGGCTTGTTCGATAGTTCCTACTCATTAAGTGTTTATTGCAAATTTTACCTCTTATTATGAACACAAAATTAGCAAAGTTTGATAAGCAGTGTGGAAATTCAGAATGTTCTAGGAGACAGACTAGCTGGTATAAGACACTTACTCCATCTCCTCTTGGAATATTCAGTCATGGTGCTCTGTAATGTACGCAGTCAATTGAATGTAAAAGCTCATAGCAGAGCTCTGAAGTCCTGGTCCTGGTTATTATGCAAATCATGAACCATAGTCAGGTTGTAGTTTGATGATTGTTTTGTGATTGTTCGAATGTTGCAGATTATGTTTTGCTGTAATTGATACCTCATTTTTTGAAGTAAAGTATCTTTGGGAAAAAAAAGAGAGTAAAGTATCTTTAGATATCTTAGCATTTGTATGTTTATAGAAGACATCGGGACCCTGCACAGATAATTACGGCCATTGCATATGCCTATAATGATTAATCTGGCAAAgctcaaaagaataaaaaaagtcaAAAAGCAGTTATCATTGATTTGTCTGCAAACTTCTCTGTTCTTTCATGTGCTCCCAGGGCAACCGATGAGTCTATGTTCTTAAGACCCCTCGATACTGCTCTATCATTTGAGTTAAAGCTTTTCCTAATACTATCTGCACTTCCTGATATTTCAGCTTGAAGGTATTAAGTATGGATCTGCGCCAGTATCAATAACCATGAGATCATATGTGTTGTAAAGACTTCGAATCTGACTCTAGGTAGCTGAGACTTGGGAGGCATGCAGAAGCTCTTCACAAGCTTTTCATTCCTGGTATTGTCTTCGATTAATTAGCAAGGATTTTAACCCTTTATTTCTCTCTCTATGTTTATTGAAGCCATGCATGATATTATTGCTGTTTTACCTATGGTGCACTACTGTTTCCACTTGCTTTAGTGTTGTCTCATCACCATTCCTTTGTATGTAACCTCTCTTTTGTACATTTAAGAAGACATCTTAGCACACTGTTTTGCCATAGAAAAACTTAAATTTTACTGCATATCTTAGATCATGCTTCTACCATTCCATGGAAAATATACAAGCTTTGttgttataattatttttcctcATGCTTTGCTAATCTCAATGATATCTTTATCAGATCATGGATCAACGAAACAAGGATCTGAGTGGTATTGCCTCTCATGGTTGGTCACTCATTAACGAAACATTAATTGTAGTTGTATATTTATGTACCGATACTTTTCCGACAAATTAAGCTAATAAACATGCCTAGGTTAGATGCAATTCTCAAGTGGAGAACTTGTTAAGTGTGTTGTATTAGAACCCTGAAGTTTCAATTACTTTTGGTGGCTGTCACTAGCTGTGATTCATCTTATTACCAGATGTGTTTTATTTTGGGAAGGATCCTAATATTCATAGTGTACCAATTGTAGGATAATGATCCTAATATTAAAGAGGAGCAATGTTGAGATCTCTGCTTCTACAAGTTTGACCTATTAATGATACAAATTCCTTGATGTTGCTAGAGAGGTTGACTTTAAAGTGTCATCATATTTAAAACCAATTGGTTAAGAATAAAGGATTTATTTAGTTCAAGTAATGTTTTCTACGTTTCGGAGGAATGGTTTCATGGTTTTATTGCTATATCCACATGGTTCCATAACCACTAGACTAAGTGGTTACATCAAACTTGAACAAAAGTCTGAGGGGATCCTTCAGGTACAGGAACTTAATCCAATAGAAAATAATCTGATTTTTGTATTATATTATTGGAAACAGATGGCTCTTTTACTTCTACTGGTGTGTGCAGGTAAAAGGATGCATGATGGCCCAAGTGTTGCTGAATGCTCGGAAGCTGCAGAACTCAATGTACATAACATATAGATCAAGGTGTATATATGTACAAGGAAGGGTTGACTGACTACTCGAAACGGTACAAAATAAATGGTATGTATTGGTTCATAAGCTGATCGTGGACTAAGTATCGATCGGTACGAATGATGTATCAGTTGATACGATCGAAACTCATTATATTTATGGATTGGTATCGTTTGAAATTTAGCCATTACtgatccaaatttgaactagataATCATTATATTTACGGATTGGAGCCTTGTTGACTTTAAATCCTCCTCCCTCACCTCTTTCACTCACTCTcattctctctctcacacacacatacAGTTTCTAATGGATGATTAGTAATATTTAATCTATTTATTTGGATAAAAAAGGGGTTGGAAACTCTTATTAGATTTGATGAGCATCATTTTGATTGGTTCGAGTCCAATTAGGGGTTATTTGTTCATTCTTAtaacctaaaatttttatttatttatggctTATATACACTTTGAAtgtatttaaatataataaaaatatcattgaataattttttttttaaatttaaatttttttactttttaataaaTTTGCACATGTccacatatgacatgttgtggtcTAGATCAAGATCGATATCATTCGATATGAGATGATGCTTACAAGTTCATAATAATATCATTTATGGGTCATTATCAatgaaataacaataataattggatccaataatatatatatacatatatacatatatatatatatatatagatatatacatacatatatatatatatatacatatatatatatatatacatatatatatatatagatatatacatatatatatatatatatacatatatatatatatatatatatatatatatatgtatatacatacatacatatatgtatgtatatatatatatgtacatatatatatatatacatatatacatatatacatatgtatatatatatatatacatatatgtacatatatatatatacatatatatatatatacatatatatagacttTCTTTTTTTAACATGCTGAGTGACAAGgaaattttttttccttatattTCAAAGGATATGGAAAGATAAGTAACATTATCAACTTCTTGTCGGTTGTTGTCCTAAAGAAAACAAGGCAAAGAGGTGATATAATGAAATCATTGAGTCATCATTAGgttccctttatatatatatcttttcctGCTGCATCGATCTCCTAAACTAAGCGAGCTTACGTGGAGGATGCCTTAGAAAAGCTATCCCTTATATTATATGTGCACATATATAATCGCCAGCCCACCACCACAAATTGATTTGTCTCCCTCGTCGTTCATGATTTGACCAGGTCAAACTGTTCCTTCCTCTTCCATCCCCTAATAAACAGGCGGATGCCGAGCTGTGTTGCCCCTTCACCACCCATCAATCTCTGCAGCTCCTGAGGTCACTAATCCCATGGTCTTCTTCCCCCTCCCCACCTCCATCCCATTCCACCCTCACCTCcgcgccaccaccaccgccgtcAAGTACTGATCGATCGATCCATCCATCATGGAACTGCagctctccccctccccctcatcctcctcctcctcgtcctccatgGGCGACACCACGGATGTGGTCGTCACGGACGACGAGACCACGGTGCCGGAAAACCTCAAATCCAGTGAGAAGAAAGCGCTGCTTGAACTGAGGACAATGCTGGAAGACGCCATCGCGGCTGGTCAGCTCCTCCACCACCCTTCCCATCGCCACGAGAGGAGCAAGACCCGTGTTGCCAACTCTTGTTCGGTGAACTCCTCGTGCGTGAAGgcagaggaggcggaggaggatctGAGCGACGTCTCTTTGTGGGGCGTTCCGCTGTTGCCGAGCAGAAAGCACGAGAGCACCGACGTGATCCTCCTCAAGTTCCTCCGAGCCAGGGAGTTCAAGGCCGCCGAGGCGTTGGACATGATCGGGAGGACGCTGAGATGGAGAAGAGACTTCGGCGTCGACGGGATGATGGAGGGGGAAGGTGGCGCTGACGCAGCGCCGCCGCAGCCGCCACCGCCGCACCTCAAGAGTGCAGCATACATTGACGGCAGAGACAGAGAAGGCCACCCGGTATGCTACAACATCTACGGCGTGTTCAAGGACAAGGACGTGTACCGGCAGACCTTCGGCGACGAGGAGCGGCAGGAGAAGTTCCTCCGCTGGAGAGTGCAACTGATGGAGCAGGGAATCAAGCAGATGAGCCTGAAGCCTGGTGGAGCGGCGGCGATGCTTCACATCATCGACTTCAAGGACTCGCTGAGGCCGGGCATGAGGGAGCTCCGCAGCGCCACCAGAGAGATCGTCTCCATTATGCAGGACAACTATCCCGAGTTCGTCGCAAAGAACGTAAGTCCATAAACAATTCGATCGAATTAGAGTAGGATTTAAGTGTTTGATTTCGATCCCATTCTTGTTTGCAGATATTCTTGAACGTCTCCTTCCGCTACTACGCTTACCATGCACTCTTCTCCCCCTTCATCACTCCAAGAACAAGGAGCAAGTTCATCTTCGCCAGGCCCGCCAAAGTCACGGAAACGCTTCTCAAGTACGCAGGCCTTCTACCACCACACTTAGCACTTAAATCCGCCCCTGCATCTCACAGCACTCCCCTGACAGGTTCATGTCCCCGGAGAACATACCGGTGCAGTACGGTGGCCTGAGAAGGGGGGAGGACGACGACGAGTTCTCAGCTGAAAACGAACGAGCGTCGGAGTTGGTGATCAGAGGCGGAGGAATCGGACGCATCGAAATCCCCATACTGGAGGTAGGATCGATCCATTGATCCCCACTGACAATTCCGTTGCCTTTGATCTCATGCCCTTTGGTGGCGGGCATGCAGCCAGGGGTGACTGTCGTTTGGGACATCACGGTGGTGGGATGGGACGTGAACTACAGGGAGGAGTTCATCCCGGAAGATGAGGGCTCGTACAAGATCTTGATCCAGAACGAGAAGAAGCCGGAGGAGTGCATCCGGAACTCCTTCTACATCAGCGAGCCGGGGAAGGTGGTGCTGACCGTGGAGAACAGGACGTTCAAGAAGAAGCGAGTGTTCTACAGGTCGAAGAGCAAGCCCACCATCCCCTTGTATGATCTGCTAAGCCAAACACAGCAACCACAGTTGTAGGTTTACTGCACGCACGTTGTTATCTGCGGCGCAACATGCACAACAGCTTACTGCCTTCACAGGGATGATGTGCCATCCATGCATATCATATCGGTTCTTGTATCATATCCACAATGAACACATGTGTATCACCAAGGCATGATGTACGACTGTTGGAAACATGTTGAAGATTCAGCGTGTAAGTAAAGACTGAGAGACTAAATTAATGACACCTTTTGGCATATTTTTGATTTGGTTTATTTTAATATGTTGGTGTTTTGGAATTAGAAAATAAGCGTGAGCACAATTTTGGATAAAAGTTAATATCATAAACTACGATAGAAGCCCTATTAATTACACAATCTCTGCTATCTATCTTGGATAAAATGAGCTACAAAGGAGTCATGATGACAAGGAGTAACATAATTGCATAGGCAAATCCTTCATCCATTGGTAATTTTCGACCAATTTTTAGAAAAACAattatttgtgatttttttttcgagaaatgcttttatttttagaattttctaataatattatttttttacataataacctaaaaaatcttgattcgatGAATAATCACTACTCATTTTCATAGAGTTAGAAAGCCCATGATGTCAAttcttgaagaacaaaaagaaagaacaagtggaTGCCACGAACAATTCATGTGCAATTCTAAATACCTGTTTGACATCCTATGGTGCAGTGAAGGCATAGATCTTGATGAAAGCAACGTCGATGATAGCATGGTAATGCATCAAAAGCCTAGTGTGGAATATAGTTGTGTTCTTCATGAAATGTAAACCTAGACTAGATAGAcataactaaagaaaatagatgAACATTTCTCTTCATCCCATGTCTATGGATTTTCTCAATTAGAAGAGCTCACATGGATAATACATATTCCAATTAACTAAGCCTAATGCTAATTATTTTGTTCCAGGATGATTTATCCTATTTAGATATTCATGATGAAAGAGTACTAAATTCTTTTTTAAATCGACCCTCGAGGAATTGTTCTATTCAAATATTCGATTGTTTTAAATCGATCCTTTAATGAGTATTAAATTCTTTTTTAAATCGACCCTCGAAGGATTGTTCTATTCAAGAATTCAGTACCCTCCAAGGGGTACTGAATTCTCTTTCATGAAGATCctcaaaagaggaaaaaaaaagctaAAATACCGACAAACATCTGTTTATTCTTTATTTCAACCCACAAAACGTACTCGTTTCTCTTTCATATAACCTCTCGAAAAAGGAAGAAAGTTGGAATACCAACATATGTTTGTCTATTCTCGAATTTATTTGAGACTTTGTAATATACTTTTATCTGTTGGGTTGTGGGATGAGTCTTAGGACTATATATGTAATGTACTTATTTTAAATGCAACAATATCCCAAGCATTAATATAACTTTTATAAAGATCATCAACCTTAGAATTTCTATTTAACAGTCAGTGGTTTAAAATGATGAGCATTAAGAATGCTTATTAGCTTCTACCTCAATTATTTGAGACCTTGATCTAAAACCTATGCATGCAGTTGTCTTAATTTCTCTACGGATATCAAATTAATTGTCAGATATAAAGAAATTCCAGAGCATGCTATCAGTCAACCAACTAAGAGAAACCTGACAAGGTTTGTCTAAGTCACTACCAAGTGATCATCAATAAATGTGAAGACTTCAACCATATTATTCCATGGGGATTGAGCAGAGTGATTATGTGAAATATgtggagaaaaagaaaatatagaaGAAGATTTTATATTCATTATCGATGTCATAAATACTCATGAGGAAAAAAATGTTAAGAGGCCATTAATAAATGAAGTATAAAACTGAAGAGGGAAAGTAAATAGAAGGCTTATATATGAATCTATACTCCCTATTGATGTTAGAGTATTAGCTTTCTTTGACACGGGCAGGTGATGATGTTTACTTTCCTcaaaaagcagagagagagaagaagaagaagaagaagaagaagaagaagaagaagaagaagaagtttttgaTGAATATAGCAATACTGCAACAATCTTCTGATGTTATATCATCGCTCAAAGACAAATAAGAAATATTGAGCTCTAATCGCTACATCATGGAAAGAAAACAATACAAGGATTGTGGTGGAGAGGACAAAGTACCTCTTGTTATCTTTTCTGTGAGGAATGTAAAGACATGGGAGAATCCTATGGCAATTAGAGCGACCACAATCTTCTGATGTTATATCATCACTCAAAGACAAATAAGAAATATTGAGGTCTAATCGCTACATCATGGAAAGAAAACAATACAAGGATTGTGGTGGAGAGGACAAAGTACCTCTTGTTATCTTTTCTGTGAGGAATGTAAAGACATGGGAGAATCCTATGGCAATTAGAGCGACCAGTTACTTGCTCTGCAACAAAAATGGTGAAACCAAACAGTCGTGATAAGACACAGTTGAGAAGACCATACTCGCAAAGGTCAAGTCCTTTCATCCTCCATATCCAGTAAAAGAAGCCAAAACAAAAGATAATGCCCGGCAACACCCCGCCCATACGAACGACTCTCAAGATTAGTAGTAAAATCGAAACAGCAGAAAAGGTTGCTCCAACAATGTTTTCCATATCAAACATTGACCAACCATGTG
Coding sequences within:
- the LOC104000199 gene encoding patellin-4-like, translating into MELQLSPSPSSSSSSSSMGDTTDVVVTDDETTVPENLKSSEKKALLELRTMLEDAIAAGQLLHHPSHRHERSKTRVANSCSVNSSCVKAEEAEEDLSDVSLWGVPLLPSRKHESTDVILLKFLRAREFKAAEALDMIGRTLRWRRDFGVDGMMEGEGGADAAPPQPPPPHLKSAAYIDGRDREGHPVCYNIYGVFKDKDVYRQTFGDEERQEKFLRWRVQLMEQGIKQMSLKPGGAAAMLHIIDFKDSLRPGMRELRSATREIVSIMQDNYPEFVAKNIFLNVSFRYYAYHALFSPFITPRTRSKFIFARPAKVTETLLKFMSPENIPVQYGGLRRGEDDDEFSAENERASELVIRGGGIGRIEIPILEPGVTVVWDITVVGWDVNYREEFIPEDEGSYKILIQNEKKPEECIRNSFYISEPGKVVLTVENRTFKKKRVFYRSKSKPTIPLYDLLSQTQQPQL